A region of uncultured Desulfobacter sp. DNA encodes the following proteins:
- a CDS encoding aldehyde dehydrogenase family protein produces the protein MKNPVDQSYKLYIDGKWVDAKEGKTFTVTCPANGEVLSTCANAGPEDVDLAVRAAQKAFKTWSLVSPQERAGLLLKIADLIDEKTEHLAMVETLDNGKPIRETRNIDVPLASDHFRYFASAVRTEEGTCSMIDDKTMSIVLNEPIGVVGQIIPWNFPFLMAAWKIAPALAAGNTVVMKPSSDTSLSLLEFAKILDTVLPPGVVNVVTGGGSSTGNAMLNHEGFAKLAFTGSTEVGYQIADAAAKKLIPATLELGGKSANIYFPDCPWEKAVEGVLLGILFNQGQVCCAGSRVFIHEDIYDKFLAEIKTRFESVKVGLPWQEDTMMGSQINQRQAEKILACVEAGKKEGVTVVTGGKKINEGDLAKGCFLQPTILADVANSMTVAQDEIFGPVVCAIKFRDEQEVIDMANDNIYGLGGAVWTKDINRALRVARAVRTGRMWVNTYNQLPAHTPFGGYKKSGIGRETHKMMLTHYSQSKNIYISMDESPFGLY, from the coding sequence ATGAAAAATCCCGTTGACCAAAGTTACAAGCTGTATATTGACGGCAAGTGGGTAGATGCCAAAGAAGGAAAAACCTTTACAGTCACATGTCCTGCCAATGGAGAAGTGCTTTCCACCTGCGCCAATGCGGGTCCGGAAGATGTCGATCTGGCTGTTAGAGCCGCTCAAAAAGCCTTTAAAACCTGGAGCCTGGTATCGCCCCAGGAACGGGCCGGACTGCTTTTAAAAATCGCGGATCTCATTGATGAAAAGACAGAGCATCTGGCCATGGTGGAAACCCTGGATAACGGTAAGCCCATCCGGGAGACCCGGAACATTGATGTCCCTCTGGCCTCAGATCATTTCCGGTATTTTGCCAGTGCTGTACGCACCGAAGAGGGTACCTGTTCCATGATTGACGACAAAACCATGAGCATCGTTCTCAATGAGCCCATCGGCGTCGTGGGCCAGATTATTCCATGGAACTTTCCCTTTCTCATGGCGGCATGGAAAATTGCTCCGGCCCTTGCCGCAGGAAATACTGTGGTTATGAAACCTTCTTCAGACACCAGTTTGAGCCTGCTGGAATTTGCAAAAATTCTGGATACGGTGCTTCCTCCTGGTGTTGTAAACGTGGTTACAGGAGGCGGTTCATCCACCGGAAATGCCATGCTGAACCATGAAGGGTTTGCAAAACTGGCCTTTACCGGATCCACTGAAGTGGGATACCAGATTGCCGATGCCGCAGCCAAAAAGTTGATCCCCGCCACCCTGGAACTTGGCGGAAAATCTGCCAATATCTATTTCCCGGACTGTCCCTGGGAAAAAGCGGTGGAAGGTGTGCTTCTAGGAATTCTTTTCAATCAGGGGCAGGTCTGCTGCGCCGGGTCCAGGGTGTTTATCCACGAGGATATTTATGACAAATTTTTGGCTGAAATTAAGACCCGGTTTGAATCCGTGAAAGTGGGACTGCCCTGGCAGGAGGATACCATGATGGGCTCCCAGATTAACCAAAGACAGGCGGAAAAGATTCTGGCTTGCGTGGAGGCCGGCAAAAAAGAGGGTGTCACTGTTGTGACCGGCGGTAAAAAGATCAATGAAGGCGATCTTGCCAAAGGATGCTTTCTGCAACCCACCATTCTGGCTGATGTGGCCAACAGCATGACCGTTGCCCAGGACGAAATTTTTGGTCCTGTGGTCTGTGCGATCAAATTCAGGGACGAACAGGAGGTCATTGACATGGCCAATGATAATATCTATGGCCTGGGCGGTGCGGTATGGACAAAGGATATCAATAGGGCATTGAGGGTGGCCCGGGCTGTCAGAACCGGGCGTATGTGGGTGAATACCTACAACCAGTTGCCGGCTCATACCCCCTTTGGCGGGTACAAAAAATCCGGCATTGGCCGGGAGACCCATAAAATGATGCTGACCCATTACAGCCAGAGCAAGAATATTTATATCAGCATGGATGAAAGCCCCTTTGGGCTCTATTAA
- a CDS encoding NfeD family protein, with translation MPFKMRSILLTEQKSPRIWAVILFFIVVLSAAATAEGPVVHIIPVSGTVEPGMAAYLKRVVASLEKDESSILVFAMDTFGGRVDAAFDIVETICAVPRERTIAYVEKKAISAGALIALCPGTLIMEENTLIGDCAPIIQTSEGHTEAGEKIQTVLRAQFRTLAKRNNYSQVLAESMVSKSMEVYKVIREKRSEYMDKTTWQELSEKEKEKITSKTTIVSEGELLTMDDKEAAELGFSRQSVTTLDQALEAMGFGACPRVWVSESWSETFVRWIQPFLPVLMILGIGAVYTEIKAPGFGIPGIVGIVCLGLVFFNQYLVGLADYTEILVFIIGFLLLGMEVFVLPGFGIAGISAVIVLAAGLVLSFQNFVLPDPSLPWEGELMIKNLGLVMGSAFGALLVSMSVVRFALPKLSKVIKGPYLDATLQESRAESTEALGICAGDQGIALTTLRPSGKVRIRDRKVDAVTQGNFIDPGTPVRVVRITAGHIIVETIMEKGEK, from the coding sequence ATGCCTTTCAAAATGAGATCCATCTTGCTGACGGAACAAAAAAGTCCACGAATATGGGCTGTTATCCTGTTTTTTATAGTGGTCCTTTCGGCTGCCGCAACGGCGGAAGGACCGGTGGTGCACATCATTCCTGTTTCCGGAACTGTTGAGCCGGGCATGGCCGCATACCTCAAACGGGTGGTCGCTTCCCTTGAAAAGGATGAATCCAGCATTCTGGTATTTGCCATGGATACTTTTGGGGGACGGGTGGATGCTGCCTTTGATATTGTGGAGACCATCTGTGCTGTGCCAAGGGAAAGAACCATTGCCTATGTTGAGAAAAAAGCCATTTCCGCAGGCGCGTTGATCGCACTTTGCCCCGGCACCCTGATCATGGAGGAAAATACCCTTATCGGCGACTGTGCGCCCATTATTCAGACCAGTGAGGGGCACACGGAAGCCGGCGAAAAAATTCAAACTGTTCTTCGGGCCCAGTTTCGCACCCTGGCCAAGCGAAACAACTATTCTCAAGTACTAGCCGAATCCATGGTGTCCAAATCCATGGAAGTATATAAGGTTATCCGGGAAAAGCGTTCTGAATACATGGATAAAACCACCTGGCAGGAGCTTTCTGAAAAAGAAAAGGAAAAGATCACCAGCAAAACCACCATTGTAAGCGAAGGTGAGCTTTTGACCATGGATGATAAAGAAGCTGCTGAGCTTGGGTTCTCCCGTCAAAGTGTCACCACCCTTGACCAGGCCCTTGAAGCCATGGGCTTCGGCGCATGCCCAAGGGTTTGGGTTTCGGAAAGCTGGTCGGAAACTTTTGTCCGTTGGATCCAGCCGTTTCTGCCGGTTCTCATGATTCTGGGTATCGGTGCCGTGTATACGGAAATCAAGGCTCCGGGATTTGGTATCCCGGGGATTGTGGGTATAGTCTGCCTGGGATTGGTGTTTTTCAACCAGTACCTTGTGGGACTTGCCGATTATACGGAAATCCTGGTGTTTATCATCGGTTTTCTGCTCCTTGGCATGGAAGTGTTTGTTCTGCCCGGGTTTGGCATTGCCGGCATCAGCGCCGTCATTGTCCTGGCCGCAGGCCTTGTGCTCTCTTTCCAGAATTTTGTGCTGCCCGACCCAAGTTTGCCCTGGGAAGGTGAGCTCATGATAAAAAATCTGGGGCTGGTCATGGGCAGTGCCTTTGGGGCGTTGCTGGTGTCCATGTCTGTGGTGCGCTTTGCCCTGCCCAAACTGTCGAAGGTAATTAAGGGGCCGTATCTGGATGCCACACTCCAGGAGTCCCGTGCCGAATCTACTGAGGCTCTGGGTATCTGTGCCGGTGACCAGGGCATTGCCCTGACCACGTTGCGGCCTTCGGGCAAGGTCCGTATCAGGGACAGAAAAGTTGATGCCGTTACCCAGGGGAATTTTATTGATCCCGGCACACCGGTCCGGGTGGTACGGATCACAGCAGGGCATATAATTGTTGAAACGATCATGGAAAAGGGGGAAAAATGA
- a CDS encoding rhodanese-like domain-containing protein — MKKSNCFCMTVVLILSLIAASGCAKNPSLTKPVNLAATSDSAKDVTVIYPVKKHGHKGGDVTPSQAYKMAMEDQHVFIVDVRTRPEYVLVGHPTIAYHVPVKFWTGKHTSKGYGMIPNENFAQDLKNRFNPETDTLIFMCRSGGRSCEAANEAAAKANWPVDQTYNMMGGFEGDKVKNKDSVFDGKRVLGGWKNEGLPWTYSVDPKRGYPEAN, encoded by the coding sequence ATGAAAAAAAGTAATTGCTTCTGTATGACCGTTGTTTTGATCCTGAGCTTAATTGCGGCGTCAGGCTGCGCTAAAAACCCATCATTAACCAAACCGGTTAACTTAGCTGCTACGTCAGATTCAGCCAAAGATGTAACAGTGATCTATCCCGTCAAAAAGCACGGACATAAAGGTGGGGATGTCACACCCTCCCAGGCATATAAAATGGCCATGGAGGATCAGCATGTTTTTATTGTGGATGTTAGAACCCGTCCAGAGTATGTCCTGGTTGGGCATCCCACTATTGCATATCATGTTCCGGTGAAATTCTGGACAGGAAAACATACCAGCAAAGGGTATGGCATGATACCCAATGAAAATTTTGCCCAGGACCTTAAAAACCGGTTCAATCCTGAAACCGATACCCTTATTTTTATGTGCAGAAGTGGCGGACGATCCTGTGAAGCGGCCAACGAAGCAGCGGCAAAGGCCAACTGGCCGGTTGATCAAACATACAACATGATGGGCGGCTTTGAAGGCGATAAAGTAAAAAACAAAGATAGTGTATTTGACGGAAAGCGCGTGCTGGGTGGCTGGAAGAACGAAGGGTTGCCATGGACGTATTCAGTAGACCCCAAACGTGGTTATCCCGAAGCCAATTAA
- a CDS encoding TRAP transporter TatT component family protein: protein MPSQLNIKTDKFIVFCMLSLGMILLAQGCGVQSDMMASLSRSILNNNDLAMVESGAPAYLIMVDSLIDQDPESPDLLCSGAQLYTAYSDVFVTDGERKRKLADKAMDYALNAICFAQSDACDLKAASFGKFRTVVNEMEEDDLPYLFTLGNAWAAWIMAHKDDFNALADISRIEAIMNRVIELDETYRDGAAYLYLGTLATFLPPALGGKPEQGRLYFEKAISISQGKNLMAKVIYAKLYAKMIFDRQLFQRLLNEVMQTDPNIDGYTLVNTYARQQAAKLLAEADDYF, encoded by the coding sequence ATGCCGTCTCAACTAAATATAAAGACAGATAAGTTCATCGTTTTCTGCATGCTGTCTTTGGGGATGATTCTCCTGGCCCAGGGATGCGGGGTCCAATCGGACATGATGGCCTCTTTGTCCAGAAGTATCCTGAATAATAATGACCTGGCCATGGTGGAATCCGGAGCACCTGCTTATCTGATCATGGTTGACAGCCTCATTGACCAGGATCCGGAATCCCCGGATCTGCTTTGTTCAGGTGCCCAGCTTTATACGGCCTATTCAGACGTCTTTGTCACGGACGGGGAACGAAAAAGAAAACTGGCTGACAAGGCCATGGATTACGCCCTGAACGCGATATGTTTTGCCCAAAGTGACGCCTGTGATTTAAAGGCAGCATCCTTTGGGAAGTTCCGCACTGTTGTGAATGAGATGGAAGAAGATGATCTGCCATATCTGTTCACCCTGGGCAATGCCTGGGCGGCCTGGATCATGGCCCATAAGGATGATTTCAATGCCCTGGCCGATATTTCCAGAATCGAGGCCATCATGAACCGTGTCATTGAACTGGATGAAACATACAGGGACGGAGCGGCCTATTTGTATCTGGGCACCCTTGCCACCTTTCTGCCCCCGGCTTTGGGAGGAAAACCTGAACAGGGAAGGCTCTATTTTGAAAAGGCCATTTCCATCAGCCAGGGCAAAAATCTCATGGCCAAAGTGATATATGCAAAATTGTATGCCAAAATGATCTTTGACCGGCAACTTTTCCAACGCCTGCTTAACGAGGTGATGCAGACAGATCCGAACATAGACGGCTATACCCTTGTTAATACCTATGCCCGGCAGCAGGCAGCAAAACTTCTGGCTGAGGCTGACGACTACTTTTAA
- the dctP gene encoding TRAP transporter substrate-binding protein DctP, with protein sequence MFNKPVLKLFSFMLILTFFCGTARAVILKIATISPEGSMWMEKMREGADQVANATDRRVTFKFYPGGVMGNDKAVLRKIRINQLQGGAIMAGSLSSFFPGNQIYAQPLKFKSQEEVDYVRSHMDEYIIKGLDDAGFVCFTLMGGGFAYIMSKSAISSVEDLRSRKIWVPDNDKMSVDSVGSFGVSPIALPLADVRTGLQSGLIDTVGTSPVGAIVLQWHTEIKYITNLPLIYLYAVFAIDKDTFHKISPEDQKVVYEIMNRELKEVDRLNREDNEKAIDALKKQGIEFITPSQEQMGEWLAAAAKASRKMIVEQDLPKEPADKVNALLEQYRKNQ encoded by the coding sequence ATGTTTAACAAACCTGTTTTAAAACTGTTTTCTTTTATGCTGATACTGACGTTTTTTTGTGGAACGGCCCGGGCCGTAATCTTAAAAATTGCCACAATTTCACCGGAAGGTTCCATGTGGATGGAAAAAATGCGCGAAGGTGCCGACCAGGTTGCCAATGCTACGGATCGTCGCGTGACATTTAAATTCTATCCCGGTGGGGTCATGGGAAATGACAAGGCTGTTTTACGAAAAATCCGGATAAACCAGCTCCAGGGCGGAGCAATCATGGCCGGCAGCCTCTCCTCATTTTTCCCGGGCAACCAGATTTATGCCCAGCCCTTGAAATTCAAATCCCAGGAAGAGGTGGATTATGTGCGCAGCCACATGGATGAGTACATCATCAAAGGTCTCGATGATGCGGGTTTTGTCTGTTTTACCCTTATGGGGGGCGGCTTTGCGTACATTATGTCAAAATCTGCCATCTCATCCGTTGAGGATCTTAGAAGCCGAAAAATATGGGTGCCGGACAACGATAAAATGTCTGTGGACTCCGTGGGCAGTTTTGGCGTCTCCCCCATTGCCCTGCCCCTGGCGGATGTGAGAACGGGCCTGCAGTCCGGCCTTATCGATACTGTGGGAACGTCTCCTGTTGGTGCCATTGTTCTCCAGTGGCACACGGAAATAAAGTACATCACCAATCTGCCGTTAATTTATCTGTATGCCGTCTTCGCCATAGATAAGGACACATTTCATAAAATTTCACCGGAGGACCAGAAAGTGGTCTATGAAATTATGAATCGGGAGTTGAAAGAGGTTGACCGTTTGAACAGGGAAGATAATGAAAAAGCCATTGACGCCTTAAAAAAACAGGGGATTGAGTTCATCACGCCGTCACAGGAACAGATGGGTGAGTGGCTGGCCGCAGCCGCAAAAGCATCCCGGAAAATGATCGTTGAGCAAGATCTTCCCAAAGAACCGGCAGACAAGGTGAATGCGTTGCTTGAGCAATACCGCAAAAACCAGTAA
- a CDS encoding NfeD family protein produces the protein MSTWILPLVLQILAMFTIAVEVVVPSMGLLSIIALGLFGYSLFLVFNAFSISVFYAVLGADLVLLPVVLIIGFKVLAISPLSLNKKLSASEGVVSQSPDLKNYLDGTGHSTSTLRPSGTALINGVRLDVVTDGEFIEADTPLRVCKVTGNQVIVCRRDNM, from the coding sequence ATGAGTACCTGGATTCTGCCTTTGGTTCTCCAGATTTTGGCGATGTTTACCATTGCTGTAGAGGTGGTTGTGCCGTCAATGGGGCTTTTGTCCATCATTGCCCTGGGGCTTTTCGGATATTCCCTTTTCCTTGTGTTCAACGCCTTTTCCATCTCTGTGTTTTACGCGGTTCTGGGGGCAGATCTTGTCCTTCTTCCTGTGGTGCTCATTATCGGGTTTAAAGTGCTGGCGATTTCTCCTTTGTCTCTGAATAAAAAATTGTCTGCATCCGAGGGGGTGGTTTCCCAGTCTCCGGATCTTAAAAACTACCTGGACGGTACCGGCCACAGCACTTCAACCCTTCGTCCCTCCGGAACAGCTTTGATTAACGGTGTCCGTCTGGATGTGGTGACGGACGGAGAATTTATAGAGGCAGATACACCTTTAAGAGTCTGCAAAGTCACAGGGAATCAGGTGATCGTCTGCCGCCGGGACAACATGTGA
- a CDS encoding MFS transporter has product MPSTRTDKKQIFGWVMYDFANSAYTTLIVTFIYSTYFVSAIAPDKIWGTALWSRGVTLTAILAAFLSPFLGALADHGNARKTFLFISTIIGAAGCAMLWFVTPGQVWQALFWFVLSNLAFEMGMVFYNAFLPDISNEKTIGRISGIGWGVGYIGGLLAMFVAMAGFINPEVPWFGVPRESGANIRATCVLVSIWYTVFSIPLFILVKPQSRSPKKINGNAALVRAAFADLKTTFKDIRSYREILKLLIARMIYNDGLVTIFAFGGIYAAGTFGFSFEEIMIFGIVLNVAAGTGALIMGIFDDKLGGKTTIQISNIILTLAVVLAACAPGKAMFWTAGVLVGFFAGPNQSASRSLLGRFVPREKENQFFGFFAFSGKLTAFFGPLFLGLLTQQFNSQRAGVGVVSVFFVVGSLILSRVNEDAGTAAAKNKKD; this is encoded by the coding sequence ATGCCCAGCACCCGGACAGACAAGAAACAGATATTTGGTTGGGTGATGTACGATTTTGCCAACTCTGCCTACACCACGCTGATTGTAACGTTTATTTACTCCACCTATTTTGTTTCAGCCATTGCACCGGATAAAATCTGGGGCACAGCACTCTGGTCCAGGGGGGTGACGCTGACGGCCATTCTGGCGGCTTTTTTATCACCTTTCCTTGGGGCCCTGGCCGATCATGGCAATGCACGGAAAACCTTTTTATTTATATCCACAATAATCGGTGCCGCAGGCTGCGCCATGCTTTGGTTTGTCACTCCGGGACAGGTCTGGCAGGCGTTATTCTGGTTTGTGCTGTCCAACCTGGCTTTTGAAATGGGTATGGTCTTTTACAATGCATTTCTGCCGGATATTTCCAATGAAAAGACCATTGGACGGATTTCCGGGATCGGCTGGGGGGTGGGATATATTGGCGGACTTTTAGCCATGTTTGTGGCCATGGCCGGTTTTATTAATCCGGAAGTTCCCTGGTTCGGTGTACCCCGGGAATCCGGGGCCAACATCAGGGCCACCTGCGTCCTGGTGTCCATTTGGTACACGGTTTTTTCCATTCCTTTGTTTATTCTGGTAAAACCCCAATCCCGCAGCCCTAAAAAAATTAACGGCAACGCCGCCCTTGTCCGGGCGGCATTTGCCGATCTTAAAACCACGTTTAAAGATATCAGGTCCTACCGGGAAATTCTTAAACTGCTGATTGCAAGAATGATATACAATGATGGTCTTGTAACCATTTTCGCCTTTGGCGGAATTTATGCAGCCGGCACCTTTGGTTTCTCCTTTGAGGAAATCATGATCTTTGGCATCGTGCTCAACGTGGCTGCAGGCACAGGCGCTTTGATCATGGGCATTTTTGACGACAAACTGGGTGGTAAAACCACCATCCAGATATCCAATATCATTTTAACCTTGGCCGTGGTGCTGGCAGCTTGTGCGCCCGGCAAGGCCATGTTCTGGACCGCGGGCGTACTTGTGGGATTTTTTGCAGGACCCAACCAGAGTGCCAGCCGTTCCCTGCTCGGCCGCTTCGTTCCCCGGGAAAAAGAAAACCAGTTCTTTGGTTTTTTTGCCTTTTCAGGCAAATTAACCGCATTTTTCGGGCCGCTGTTCCTGGGCCTTCTAACCCAGCAATTCAACTCCCAGCGCGCCGGAGTTGGTGTTGTGTCCGTATTCTTCGTTGTGGGATCTTTAATCTTATCCAGGGTAAACGAAGACGCAGGGACGGCGGCTGCAAAAAATAAAAAGGATTAA
- a CDS encoding TRAP transporter small permease, with translation MFRVISILHKIEDALLVGLLLLMIGLAVFQIVLRNGFDTGIVWADPLVRVLVLWLGLIGAMVASRTDNHISIDIASKYLPMGLKRFTGLSVHLFTTIVCALMTFHSARFVLMEKADGLTAFFSVPTWVCELVIPFAFGIITIRYALFFLENLINVFNCRSRKQP, from the coding sequence ATGTTTCGTGTGATTTCCATTCTTCACAAAATCGAAGATGCCCTACTGGTGGGTCTTCTTTTGCTCATGATCGGTCTTGCCGTATTTCAGATCGTATTAAGAAACGGTTTTGATACAGGTATCGTCTGGGCAGATCCCCTGGTGCGTGTACTGGTACTCTGGCTTGGACTCATCGGAGCCATGGTGGCCTCAAGAACAGATAACCACATCAGCATTGATATTGCGTCCAAATATCTGCCAATGGGTCTTAAACGGTTTACAGGTCTTTCAGTCCACCTGTTTACAACCATTGTCTGTGCGCTGATGACCTTTCACAGTGCAAGGTTTGTTCTCATGGAAAAAGCAGACGGATTGACGGCCTTTTTCTCGGTGCCCACATGGGTGTGTGAACTTGTGATTCCTTTTGCATTCGGTATTATCACCATCAGATATGCCCTTTTTTTTCTTGAAAATCTGATCAACGTATTCAATTGCCGCTCCCGGAAGCAGCCATAA
- the floA gene encoding flotillin-like protein FloA (flotillin-like protein involved in membrane lipid rafts), with product MQIMSILFIIAGILGLILVYFAFSYIGLWIQALVSGARVGLFNIIFMRFRKVPPKLIVESKIMAVKAGIDIATDSLESHFLAGGNVSRVIQALIAADKANIDLPFNRAAAIDLAGRDVLEAVQMSVNPKVIETPIVAAMAKDGIQLKAISRVTVRANIDRLVGGAGEETILARVGEGIVTTIGSAVTHKQVLENPDTISKTVLSKGLDAGTAYEILSIDIADVDVGKNIGAELETDRAEADKKIAQAKAEEKRAMAFAQEQEMKARVQEMRAKVVEAEAQVPLAMAEAFRSGNLGVMDYYKMQNISADTRMRETIATPEQPDEPQK from the coding sequence ATGCAAATTATGTCCATTCTTTTCATCATTGCAGGCATTCTGGGCCTGATACTGGTTTATTTTGCGTTTTCCTACATTGGCCTGTGGATCCAGGCCTTGGTGTCAGGTGCCCGGGTGGGACTGTTCAACATTATTTTCATGCGTTTCAGAAAAGTTCCTCCCAAACTGATCGTGGAATCCAAAATCATGGCCGTGAAAGCCGGGATTGATATTGCCACGGACAGCCTGGAATCCCATTTCCTTGCCGGCGGCAATGTCTCCCGGGTGATCCAGGCGCTGATTGCCGCGGACAAGGCCAATATCGACCTGCCCTTTAACCGGGCCGCGGCCATTGACCTTGCCGGGCGCGATGTACTGGAAGCCGTACAGATGTCGGTTAACCCCAAGGTGATTGAAACCCCCATTGTGGCGGCCATGGCCAAGGACGGCATCCAGCTTAAAGCCATTTCCAGGGTCACGGTGCGGGCCAATATCGACCGCCTGGTGGGCGGTGCCGGCGAAGAGACCATCCTGGCACGTGTGGGTGAGGGTATCGTTACTACTATTGGGTCGGCCGTCACCCATAAACAGGTGCTGGAAAACCCGGATACCATTTCAAAAACCGTTCTAAGCAAAGGGCTGGACGCCGGCACAGCCTATGAAATCCTCTCCATTGATATCGCGGACGTGGATGTGGGCAAAAACATCGGTGCAGAGCTGGAAACTGACCGGGCCGAGGCAGACAAGAAGATTGCCCAGGCCAAGGCCGAGGAAAAGCGGGCCATGGCCTTTGCCCAGGAACAGGAGATGAAGGCCCGTGTCCAGGAAATGCGGGCCAAGGTGGTGGAGGCCGAAGCCCAGGTGCCTTTGGCCATGGCCGAGGCGTTCAGAAGCGGTAATCTTGGGGTGATGGACTATTATAAAATGCAGAATATCAGTGCGGATACCCGGATGAGGGAGACCATTGCAACTCCTGAACAGCCGGATGAACCCCAGAAATAA
- a CDS encoding TRAP transporter large permease subunit has translation MTFIIIGLLIVIALMGAPLFTVIIAAAMYGFYLSEIDLSVMAIELYRIADTPILLALPLFTVAGYILGESNTSRRLVTLTQAFLGWMPGGLAIVAFVVCALFTAFTGASGVTIVAMGALLYPALTQAGYSDRFSLGLVTTSGSLGLLLPPSLPLILYGIIAQQMIGGQKVSIEDLFLAGLLPALLMIVMLSVYSFWANRGNSMPLTRFSVRNCMSALKAAGWEIPLPLFVFFGIYSGYFAVSEAAAVTAMYVLVVEVLIYREVPLKKLPGIIRESMVMVGGILLILGVSLALTNYLIDAEAPMKLFKFCETFVSSKLVFLILLNIFLLILGAMLDIFSAIIIMVPLMLPVALEYGVHPVHLGIIFLANMQIGYFTPPVGMNLFIAGYRFNKPIVEIYRSTIPFMLVLLLSVLIITYWPTLSLFLIS, from the coding sequence ATGACATTTATAATTATAGGTTTACTGATTGTTATTGCCCTCATGGGCGCTCCTTTGTTCACGGTGATCATTGCTGCGGCCATGTACGGATTTTACCTGTCTGAAATTGATCTGTCGGTCATGGCCATTGAGCTGTACCGGATTGCAGATACCCCAATCCTTTTGGCTCTGCCCTTGTTCACCGTCGCCGGATATATTCTTGGGGAGAGCAATACCTCCCGCCGGCTTGTGACCCTGACCCAGGCCTTTCTGGGGTGGATGCCCGGCGGACTTGCCATTGTGGCCTTTGTGGTGTGCGCCCTGTTCACGGCGTTTACCGGAGCGTCCGGGGTGACCATTGTGGCCATGGGTGCCCTGTTGTATCCGGCACTGACCCAGGCCGGATATTCAGATCGTTTCAGCCTGGGGCTGGTGACCACCTCAGGCAGTTTAGGCCTGTTGCTGCCCCCTTCCCTGCCCCTGATTCTTTACGGCATCATTGCCCAGCAGATGATTGGCGGCCAGAAGGTATCCATTGAGGATCTCTTTCTGGCCGGTCTGCTCCCGGCCCTTCTCATGATTGTAATGCTTTCGGTTTACAGTTTCTGGGCCAACCGGGGAAATTCGATGCCGTTAACCCGGTTTTCTGTCAGAAACTGCATGTCAGCCCTCAAAGCCGCCGGGTGGGAGATTCCCCTGCCCCTGTTTGTATTTTTCGGAATTTATTCGGGCTATTTTGCCGTATCCGAGGCCGCCGCAGTAACGGCCATGTATGTACTGGTGGTGGAGGTATTGATCTACCGGGAGGTGCCGTTAAAAAAACTGCCCGGCATTATTCGGGAATCCATGGTCATGGTGGGCGGGATCCTGCTGATTCTGGGCGTATCTTTAGCTTTGACCAATTATCTCATTGATGCCGAAGCCCCCATGAAGCTGTTCAAATTCTGCGAAACTTTTGTGTCCAGCAAGCTTGTGTTTCTCATTTTGCTCAATATCTTCCTGCTGATCCTGGGGGCCATGCTCGACATCTTTTCAGCCATCATCATCATGGTTCCCCTCATGCTGCCCGTGGCCCTGGAGTACGGAGTGCATCCGGTCCATCTGGGGATTATCTTTCTGGCGAACATGCAGATCGGATACTTCACGCCGCCTGTGGGCATGAATCTGTTCATTGCGGGCTATCGCTTCAACAAACCCATTGTTGAAATTTACCGGTCCACAATCCCGTTCATGCTTGTGCTGCTGCTGTCCGTACTCATCATCACCTACTGGCCGACGCTAAGCCTATTTCTGATTTCATAA